One window from the genome of Spirosoma rhododendri encodes:
- a CDS encoding LuxR C-terminal-related transcriptional regulator — MSLSTISQESARNFAIRRRDFSILVAQSELFSCEVLSQLLKEQGYNVVGRAVEMEDTLQQIRVKRPQCVILESEIAGRQSFDIVEELRDANYQTKFILYATKPDARMVAKAMQIGFFGFLYANDGLDELYRCFQTVSSGGCYYSNGFMSLLKDYGVEVISDETRVALSRLTIREREVLRLVADGGTTDEIADKLGISYRTATNHKAHIAKKLELDGCRHLPRYGISVRKYL, encoded by the coding sequence ATGAGTTTATCCACAATCAGTCAGGAGTCTGCGAGAAACTTCGCCATCCGGCGTCGCGATTTTTCTATCCTGGTCGCTCAATCTGAACTTTTCAGCTGCGAAGTGCTAAGTCAGTTGTTGAAGGAACAGGGTTACAATGTAGTTGGCCGCGCAGTAGAGATGGAGGATACGTTACAGCAGATCCGGGTTAAGCGACCACAATGCGTTATTCTGGAATCGGAGATTGCTGGCCGTCAGAGTTTTGATATAGTAGAGGAGTTACGCGACGCCAATTACCAGACCAAATTCATCCTGTACGCCACCAAGCCAGACGCCCGTATGGTTGCCAAAGCCATGCAGATCGGTTTCTTCGGCTTCCTGTATGCCAACGACGGGCTTGACGAACTGTACCGATGTTTTCAGACGGTGAGCAGCGGAGGATGTTACTACAGTAACGGCTTTATGTCGTTACTGAAAGATTATGGTGTCGAAGTGATCTCGGACGAAACCCGTGTGGCGTTGAGTCGGCTGACGATTCGGGAGCGCGAAGTACTACGTCTTGTAGCAGATGGCGGTACGACCGATGAAATTGCCGATAAGCTGGGTATCAGTTACCGTACGGCAACAAACCATAAGGCGCACATCGCCAAGAAATTGGAACTGGATGGCTGTCGGCATCTGCCACGGTACGGCATATCCGTGCGAAAATACCTGTGA
- a CDS encoding LytTR family DNA-binding domain-containing protein, translating into MWLFVRSIIIPEIFTVLILLSLLNQQHKYFHFKAIALTPRAVFHYQLKLLPVVLLAFFIFNPITETVRFALEKFPDYSFQNYLDSFLIGTFSGEIYLRYLIPILLIAYISVNISLLSDYLRERQRVQQEAESESAMMAQVIDQLSNSQPAPPNQTDQKLYLRGKNAHGEITFLSTEAYFFTVEDRSYYAELPRGRYLVTKTLNELETELDQVQFFRIKRDYIVNKEAILNYAYWENGKYIVRLNTPDNHEVIVPRARMHEFKEWLQGNAPPRTDTDSTADTLEVASS; encoded by the coding sequence ATGTGGTTATTCGTACGCAGTATCATCATACCCGAAATCTTCACAGTACTTATCCTGCTCAGCTTGCTGAATCAGCAGCATAAGTACTTTCATTTCAAGGCCATCGCTTTGACACCCAGAGCAGTCTTTCATTATCAGCTAAAGCTGTTGCCGGTTGTTCTACTCGCTTTCTTCATTTTCAATCCGATTACGGAGACAGTACGCTTCGCTCTCGAGAAGTTTCCAGACTACTCGTTTCAGAACTATCTGGACTCGTTTCTTATCGGCACCTTCTCCGGCGAGATATACCTGCGTTATCTGATTCCAATCCTGCTTATAGCTTATATATCAGTCAATATTTCACTGTTGTCCGACTACTTGCGGGAGCGGCAGCGGGTACAGCAGGAAGCAGAGTCTGAATCAGCCATGATGGCACAGGTTATCGATCAGTTGAGCAACTCGCAACCGGCACCACCTAATCAGACGGATCAAAAGCTGTATCTACGGGGTAAAAACGCGCACGGCGAAATCACCTTCCTGTCGACGGAAGCTTACTTTTTTACAGTAGAAGACCGCTCTTACTACGCAGAACTACCGCGAGGTCGTTATCTGGTGACAAAGACGCTGAACGAACTCGAAACCGAACTCGATCAGGTTCAGTTTTTCCGTATCAAACGTGATTATATCGTCAACAAAGAGGCTATACTCAACTACGCATACTGGGAAAACGGCAAGTATATAGTGCGGCTCAACACGCCCGACAACCACGAAGTTATCGTGCCCCGCGCCAGAATGCATGAATTTAAGGAGTGGTTACAGGGCAATGCGCCCCCGCGCACCGATACTGACTCTACCGCCGATACGCTGGAGGTAGCTTCTTCCTAG
- a CDS encoding lysophospholipid acyltransferase family protein, with protein sequence MASALTLYREELAQCKSHFDQIDLRKERGYLMKFTTFSANVENIMPFIPRSQHETLFQQVLLQQVFTTFDLNCLSAGDLVDRRGSELISISAEPRIYCTYHLGSYRLLTSVLLRHGVDCVVLMGNNANRSQGDGICDHVESLRQERGMASGFRIVETGHPSAALTVLRELKAGKSIIVYVDGSPETAPEPGEESQFLTVDMGERQVLTRKGVGYLSHAAGVPIVPVVSYREDDMTNVLQSLTPIYPVKHSDREQYCQTAMQQLYDAFWLYLSRYPGQWEGWNYIQSFLKQQEEVHRPKRPIITHPTFNADRYSLCELEQAPILFDRRSYQTYEITDDLRDLLLNINAVDSVKGIVGDDMYDELVDMEILC encoded by the coding sequence ATGGCTTCTGCTCTGACGCTATATAGGGAGGAGCTCGCTCAGTGTAAGTCGCACTTCGATCAGATCGATTTGCGGAAAGAGCGAGGGTACCTAATGAAGTTTACTACGTTCTCGGCTAACGTAGAAAACATCATGCCATTCATTCCGCGCAGTCAACACGAAACGCTGTTTCAGCAGGTTCTGCTACAGCAGGTGTTCACCACCTTTGACCTCAACTGCCTCTCGGCGGGGGATCTGGTGGATCGGCGGGGAAGTGAACTGATTTCGATAAGCGCAGAGCCACGAATCTATTGTACGTATCACCTCGGCTCGTATCGTCTGCTGACTAGTGTGCTATTACGGCACGGTGTAGACTGTGTGGTGCTGATGGGTAACAATGCAAACCGGTCGCAGGGCGATGGTATCTGCGACCACGTCGAATCACTGAGGCAGGAAAGGGGTATGGCCAGCGGATTCCGCATCGTGGAAACGGGGCACCCCTCGGCGGCACTGACAGTGTTACGTGAACTGAAAGCCGGTAAGTCGATCATCGTTTATGTCGATGGAAGTCCGGAGACGGCCCCTGAACCGGGCGAGGAAAGTCAATTTCTGACTGTAGACATGGGTGAGCGTCAGGTTCTCACCCGTAAGGGAGTGGGTTATCTTTCACACGCGGCTGGCGTACCGATTGTACCGGTCGTCAGCTATCGGGAAGATGACATGACGAACGTGCTACAGAGCTTGACACCCATTTATCCTGTGAAGCATAGCGACCGTGAGCAGTATTGCCAGACGGCTATGCAACAGCTTTACGATGCCTTCTGGCTGTATTTGAGTCGTTATCCAGGACAGTGGGAGGGGTGGAACTACATTCAGTCGTTCCTTAAGCAACAGGAGGAGGTGCATCGTCCGAAGCGGCCGATTATCACCCATCCAACGTTTAATGCTGACCGTTACTCACTTTGCGAACTTGAGCAGGCACCTATCCTGTTCGACCGGCGCTCGTACCAAACCTACGAGATTACTGATGACCTGCGTGACTTGTTACTCAATATCAACGCCGTTGATTCGGTGAAGGGCATCGTCGGCGACGACATGTACGACGAGCTTGTTGATATGGAGATCTTGTGTTAA